Proteins from one Ananas comosus cultivar F153 unplaced genomic scaffold, ASM154086v1, whole genome shotgun sequence genomic window:
- the LOC109706305 gene encoding uncharacterized protein LOC109706305, which yields MEPVKERAVAVLMAFKKFKPPTFDGESVDPWVVEMWIDFMETLFEDLYTLEREKGLVFSAYFPDNEKRRLQEKFRKLHQGDRTVRKYEREFTRIVNCVPHVVQDDEDKADCFVRGLQPGVLRYVHPFKLQTFAKAVDRALWVEQGDDSVREERESDRQEARAVRPRNCSGGQSGSRQPPSQLQSQSRTPKLASNQSSGCVICGGSHRARRCALREGRCIRCGQLDHTWHDCPTGDGQPLPIATAFSSPGQVMDVQLLARSGEQGVVIRQPEGSRRAPSGQAYATQVEEPAAAGDIIA from the exons ATGGAGCCGGTAAAGGAACGAGCTGTGGCGGTGCTCATGGCTTTCAAGAAGTTTAAGCCGCCTACCTTTGACGGAGAGTCGGTGGATCCGTGGgtcgtggagatgtggattgacttTATGGAGACTCTCTTTGAGGACTTGTATACCTTGGAGCGAGAAAAG GGATTGGTATTCTCCGCGTATTTCCCCGACAACGAGAAGAGGAGGCTCCAGGAGAAATTCAGGAAGCTCCACCAGGGAGACCGTACCGTAAGGAAGTATGAACGGGAATTCACCCGTATTGTGAATTGTGTTCCACATGTGGTGCAGGATGACGAGGACAAAGCTGATTGCTTTGTGCGGGGACTTCAGCCGGGAGTTTTACGGTATGTGCATCCGTTCAAGTTGCAAACTTTTGCTAAAGCCGTGGACCGAGCCTTGTGGGTAGAGCAAGGCGATGACTCTgtgcgagaggagcgcgagtctGATAGGCAGGAGGCAAGAGCAGTGCGACCGAGAAACTGTTCAGGTGGCCAATCAGGTTCCAGACAGCCCCCGAGTCAGTTGCAGTCACAGTCTCGAACCCCGAAGCTAGCTTCCAACCAGTCTTCGGGATGTGTGATTTGCGGTGGATCCCACCGAGCACGGCGGTGTGCACTGCGTGAGGGAAGATGTATTCGCTGTGGGCAATTGGACCACACGTGGCATGATTGTCCCACGGGCGATGGACAACCCTTGCCGATAGCGACGGCATTCTCATCTCCGGGACAGGTTATGGATGTGCAACTTTTGGCACGGTCTGGAGAGCAAGGTGTGGTGATCAGGCAGCCGGAGGGCTCGCggcgagcgccaagtggccagGCCTACGCGACCCAAGTTGAGGaacctgctgctgctggtgATATCATcgcag